From one Rosa rugosa chromosome 4, drRosRugo1.1, whole genome shotgun sequence genomic stretch:
- the LOC133743525 gene encoding RING-H2 finger protein ATL46-like isoform X2: protein MSPLFLVVVVVVAVIFFIGGLVHLVLRFFIKRSSSPLFQSSNRHPESSSSRNLRRQLQHLFHLHDLGLDQAVIDSLPVFCCKDIVGSDEQFDCAICLCEFSEQDKLRLLPNCGHAFHMDCIDTWLLSNSTCPLCRGTLLGSGLVLENPVLNFDDSRAMSSRFDGDGDNGGLSGRRVLALEEAGVEKRVFSVRLGKFRSSTNEGVGETSRCNLDARRCYSMGTYQYVVGDSNLQVVLSHDCGGGTDTKLDIDDEHFEVGGNLEGKKINGCHKGESFSVSKIWLWSKKNKFPGSLNTHTGMPSFTVTSPIYGGT from the coding sequence ATGAGTCCGCTATTTCTTGTGGTTGTAGTAGTTGTAGCTGTTATCTTCTTCATTGGTGGTCTTGTTCATTTGGTTTTAAGATTCTTCATAAAGAGGTCATCTTCCCCACTCTTTCAATCCAGTAATAGACACCCAGAAAGCTCTAGCTCTCGAAATCTTCGAAGACAGCTTCAACACCTCTTTCACTTACACGACTTGGGCCTGGACCAAGCTGTCATAGACTCTCTGCCTGTGTTCTGCTGCAAAGACATTGTTGGTTCAGATGAGCAGTTTGATTGTGCTATCTGTCTGTGTGAGTTTTCTGAGCAGGACAAGCTGAGGTTGCTCCCTAATTGTGGTCATGCATTTCATATGGATTGTATTGACACTTGGCTTCTCTCAAATTCAACATGCCCTCTTTGTAGAGGCACCCTTTTGGGCTCTGGTCTAGTATTGGAAAACCCAGTGTTGAATTTTGATGATTCTAGAGCAATGTCAAGTAGGTTCGATGGTGATGGAGACAATGGGGGTTTAAGTGGTCGGAGAGTCTTAGCTTTGGAGGAAGCTGGTGTCGAAAAGAGGGTGTTTTCGGTGAGACTTGGGAAGTTCAGGAGCTCGACGAACGAAGGAGTAGGAGAAACAAGCAGGTGTAATTTGGACGCTAGGAGATGCTACTCAATGGGGACATATCAGTATGTGGTTGGTGATTCAAATCTTCAAGTGGTCTTGTCGCATGATTGTGGTGGAGGCACTGATACTAAGCTTGACATTGATGATGAACACTTTGAAGTTGGTGGGAATTTGGAGGGGAAGAAAATCAATGGGTGTCATAAAGGTGAGAGCTTCTCTGTGTCCAAGATCTGGCTTTGGTCTAAGAAGAACAAATTCCCAGGCTCTTTGAATACTCATACCGGTATGCCTTCTTTTACTGTAACTTCTCCAATCTATGGTGGAACATGA
- the LOC133743522 gene encoding probable inactive receptor kinase At2g26730, with product MKRNANHRAIFHKHSTGASKMGRVPIWVLPIVMFLIFRVVNSEENEVKQALVQFMQKLSPGNATRDGHWGWNMSTDPCTSNWTGVVCDRKGFVRKIVLEKANLTGILDASSLCVTKALIVLSLENNNITGLLSEDIALCKHLTHLYLSGNHFSGDLPESLSQLSNLKRFDISNNNFYGELPDIQKISGLISFLAQNNQLEGQIPEFDFSNLNEFNVSNNLFCGPIPDVKGHFTASSFSGNPNLCGEPLTACPPAPAVPINPMKKSNKPSSKKVLIFSGYIILGLVVVLFLVYKFFVRGKPCEDKNQKPKKKAVPFETSSNIPSTLASSEYKDGGGNQTSEFSLTSVESGITPPLVVLTSPLLRGLTFEQLLRAPAELLGRGKHGSLYKVLLDGGVNLVVKRIRNCGISSDDFKTRMKKIDQVKCHNLLPAVAFYCSRQEKLLVYEYQPNGNLFNLLHGSPNSQIFDWGSRLNVADSIAEALAFMHQELNEDGIAHGNLKSMNILFNMAMEPCISEYGVMEAENHEQSVLSPKNEFRNDNANKGHAYSTFNGDVYAFGVILLELLTGKLVQKNGFDLPSWVNSVVKEEWTVEVFDRALISEGASEERMVTLLQVALKCINTSPTDRPAMSQVSLMIKYIKEEEESSITYDP from the exons ATGAAAAGGAATGCAAACCACAGAGCCATTTTTCACAAACACTCAACTGGTGCATCGAAAATGGGTCGTGTCCCAATTTGGGTTCTCCCCATTGTGATGTTTCTTATCTTTCGTGTTGTAAATTCAGAAGAAAATGAGGTGAAGCAAGCGCTGGTGCAGTTCATGCAGAAACTTTCACCAGGAAATGCAACAAGAGATGGCCATTGGGGTTGGAACATGAGCACAGATCCTTGCACAAGCAACTGGACTGGCGTGGTATGTGACAGGAAGGGTTTTGTGAGGAAAATAGTTCTCGAAAAGGCCAACCTCACCGGAATTCTTGATGCGAGTTCTCTTTGTGTTACAAAGGCTCTTATTGTTTTGAGTCTCGAAAACAACAACATCACTGGTCTGCTCTCAGAAGATATTGCACTTTGCAAACATTTGACTCACTTGTATTTGAGTGGGAATCATTTCTCTGGGGACCTTCCTGAGTCTCTCTCCCAGTTGAGTAATCTGAAAAGGTTTGACATATCCAATAACAACTTCTATGGTGAGCTTCCTGATATACAAAAGATTTCGGGCTTGATATCTTTTCTTGCTCAAAACAATCAACTCGAGGGTCAAATCCCGGAGTTTGATTTCTCTAATCTTAATGAGTTCAATGTCTCCAACAACTTGTTCTGCGGGCCGATTCCTGATGTCAAAGGCCATTTCACTGCAAGCAGCTTTTCAGGTAATCCTAACCTTTGTGGGGAACCACTCACTGCCTGCCCACCAGCTCCAGCAGTACCTATAAACccaatgaagaagtcaaacaagCCCTCATCCAAAAAGGTTCTTATCTTTTCAGGCTATATAATACTTGGCCTAGTTGTGGTGTTGTTTTTGGTATATAAGTTTTTTGTCCGAGGAAAACCATGTGAAGATAAGAATCAAAAGCCTAAAAAGAAGGCTGTGCCATTTGAAACTAGTAGCAATATACCTAGTACTCTTGCTTCTAGTGAGTACAAGGATGGTGGGGGGAATCAGACATCAGAGTTTTCCTTGACATCTGTGGAAAGTGGAATAACTCCGCCGCTTGTTGTTCTCACCAGTCCTTTGTTGAGGGGGTTGACTTTCGAGCAGTTGCTCCGAGCTCCAGCTGAACTGCTTGGGAGAGGAAAGCATGGAAGCCTCTACAAAGTCTTGCTTGATGGAGGGGTTAACTTGGTTGTGAAGAGGATCAGGAATTGTGGGATTTCGAGCGATGATTTCAAGACTAGGATGAAGAAAATTGACCAAGTGAAGTGTCACAATCTGTTGCCAGCAGTTGCATTTTATTGTTCAAGGCAAGAGAAGCTCTTGGTTTATGAATATCAACCAAATGGAAATCTATTTAATCTTCTTCATG GATCTCCAAATAGCCAAATCTTTGACTGGGGAAGCAGATTGAATGTTGCCGATAGCATTGCTGAGGCATTAGCCTTCATGCACCAAGAGTTAAATGAAGACGGTATTGCTCATGGTAACCTTAAGTCCATGAACATTTTGTTCAACATGGCCATGGAACCTTGCATCAGTGAATATGGGGTGATGGAGGCTGAAAATCATGAACAATCGGTCCTTTCTCCCAAGAATGAATTCCGAAATGACAATGCTAATAAAGGTCATGCATATAGCACCTTCAATGGTGATGTTTATGCTTTTGGGGTGATTCTTCTTGAGCTTCTAACAGGGAAGCTGGTCCAGAAAAACGGGTTTGATTTGCCTAGCTGGGTGAACTCAGTGGTCAAAGAGGAGTGGACTGTTGAGGTTTTCGACAGGGCTTTGATCTCGGAAGGTGCAAGCGAAGAAAGGATGGTGACCTTGCTGCAGGTAGCATTGAAGTGCATAAATACTTCTCCAACTGATAGGCCTGCTATGAGTCAAGTTTCGTTGATGATCAAGTATATaaaagaggaagaggagagcTCTATAACTTATGATCCATGA
- the LOC133743525 gene encoding RING-H2 finger protein ATL46-like isoform X1, translating into MSTIQSELNQEDANWRNSPPPTSFSAPPSSVHSSMSPLFLVVVVVVAVIFFIGGLVHLVLRFFIKRSSSPLFQSSNRHPESSSSRNLRRQLQHLFHLHDLGLDQAVIDSLPVFCCKDIVGSDEQFDCAICLCEFSEQDKLRLLPNCGHAFHMDCIDTWLLSNSTCPLCRGTLLGSGLVLENPVLNFDDSRAMSSRFDGDGDNGGLSGRRVLALEEAGVEKRVFSVRLGKFRSSTNEGVGETSRCNLDARRCYSMGTYQYVVGDSNLQVVLSHDCGGGTDTKLDIDDEHFEVGGNLEGKKINGCHKGESFSVSKIWLWSKKNKFPGSLNTHTGMPSFTVTSPIYGGT; encoded by the coding sequence ATGTCTACAATTCAATCTGAGCTGAACCAGGAAGATGCTAATTGGAGAAACTCACCACCCCCAACTTCATTTTCAGCTCCACCATCTTCAGTTCATAGCAGTATGAGTCCGCTATTTCTTGTGGTTGTAGTAGTTGTAGCTGTTATCTTCTTCATTGGTGGTCTTGTTCATTTGGTTTTAAGATTCTTCATAAAGAGGTCATCTTCCCCACTCTTTCAATCCAGTAATAGACACCCAGAAAGCTCTAGCTCTCGAAATCTTCGAAGACAGCTTCAACACCTCTTTCACTTACACGACTTGGGCCTGGACCAAGCTGTCATAGACTCTCTGCCTGTGTTCTGCTGCAAAGACATTGTTGGTTCAGATGAGCAGTTTGATTGTGCTATCTGTCTGTGTGAGTTTTCTGAGCAGGACAAGCTGAGGTTGCTCCCTAATTGTGGTCATGCATTTCATATGGATTGTATTGACACTTGGCTTCTCTCAAATTCAACATGCCCTCTTTGTAGAGGCACCCTTTTGGGCTCTGGTCTAGTATTGGAAAACCCAGTGTTGAATTTTGATGATTCTAGAGCAATGTCAAGTAGGTTCGATGGTGATGGAGACAATGGGGGTTTAAGTGGTCGGAGAGTCTTAGCTTTGGAGGAAGCTGGTGTCGAAAAGAGGGTGTTTTCGGTGAGACTTGGGAAGTTCAGGAGCTCGACGAACGAAGGAGTAGGAGAAACAAGCAGGTGTAATTTGGACGCTAGGAGATGCTACTCAATGGGGACATATCAGTATGTGGTTGGTGATTCAAATCTTCAAGTGGTCTTGTCGCATGATTGTGGTGGAGGCACTGATACTAAGCTTGACATTGATGATGAACACTTTGAAGTTGGTGGGAATTTGGAGGGGAAGAAAATCAATGGGTGTCATAAAGGTGAGAGCTTCTCTGTGTCCAAGATCTGGCTTTGGTCTAAGAAGAACAAATTCCCAGGCTCTTTGAATACTCATACCGGTATGCCTTCTTTTACTGTAACTTCTCCAATCTATGGTGGAACATGA
- the LOC133743527 gene encoding ubiquitin-conjugating enzyme E2-23 kDa-like, whose translation MSSPSKRREMDVMKLMMSDYNVETINDGLNEFNVEFHGPKESIYEGGVWKIRVELPDAYPYKSPSIGFMNKIFHPNVDELSGSVCLDVINQSWSPMFDLLNVFEVFLPQLLLYPNPSDPLNGDAASLMMKDRKLYDQKVKEYCEKYAKKEHITNTTPEEESGDENISDEGSDSSDDDIAGHADP comes from the exons ATGTCTTCTCCAAGCAAGAGGAGAGAGATGGATGTCATGAAGTT GATGATGAGTGACTATAATGTGGAGACAATAAATGATGGCCTCAATGAGTTCAATGTGGAATTCCATGGTCCAAAAGAAA GCATTTATGAAGGCGGAGTATGGAAAATTCGTGTGGAGCTTCCAGATGCATATCCATACAAGTCTCCTTCTATTGGCTTCATGAACAAGATTTTTCATCCGAACGTTGATGAGCT ATCTGGTTCTGTCTGCTTAGATGTAATTAATCAATCATGGAGTCCAATGTTTG ACCTTTTAAATGTTTTTGAAGTTTTCCTTCCACAACTGTTGCTCTATCCAAATCCATCAGACCCACTCAATGGTGATGCAGCGTCATTGATGATGAAGGACCGCAAACTGTACGATCAGAAAGTGAAAG AGTATTGTGAAAAATATGCAAAGAAGGAGCATATTACTAATACAACACCAGAAGAAGAAAGTGGTGATGAGAATATTAGTGATGAAGGAAGCGATTCGAGTGACGATGACATTGCTGGACATGCAGACCCGTAG